Proteins co-encoded in one Methanosarcinales archaeon Met12 genomic window:
- a CDS encoding GTP-binding protein: protein MGIEDDIKAIEDEIRRTPYNKATQVHIGRLKAKLARLKEDVQSTRKRRGGGGYSVKKSGDATVILVGFPSVGKSTLLNKLTSAQSQVADYDFTTIGVIPGSLVHRGAHIQLLDVPGLIEGAAAGKGHGKEVLSVIRSADLLLLMTDIFHLEHLNVLKKELFGAGVRINELPPNVTIRRKATGGIIINRTTECEIDEMAMRSILNDFKIHNADVLIRENITIDQFIDIILGTRKYVPALQVLNKLDLISFGDNALEDLPIPNDAILISAEHGSGLDDLKDAIFEKLGFIRIYMKPRGEGVNQAPMILMKGSSVSDVCDRVHRDFKRKFRYAQVWGRSVKHRGQRVGLEHTLRDEDVLTLVMERKVKPPKK, encoded by the coding sequence ATGGGCATTGAAGATGACATCAAAGCCATAGAGGACGAGATTCGGAGAACCCCTTACAATAAGGCGACCCAGGTCCATATCGGCAGACTGAAGGCGAAATTGGCCAGGTTGAAAGAAGACGTTCAATCCACCAGGAAACGGAGGGGTGGAGGGGGATATTCGGTTAAGAAATCTGGCGATGCAACCGTCATCCTGGTCGGTTTTCCTTCTGTCGGAAAATCCACACTGCTCAATAAACTCACCAGTGCGCAGTCTCAAGTTGCCGACTATGATTTTACCACTATAGGTGTCATCCCAGGCTCTCTCGTTCATAGGGGAGCACATATACAATTGCTCGACGTCCCTGGTTTAATAGAGGGTGCTGCTGCGGGTAAAGGGCACGGAAAAGAGGTGCTGTCTGTCATACGAAGTGCAGACCTCCTATTGCTGATGACCGATATATTCCACCTGGAGCACCTAAACGTGCTTAAAAAAGAATTATTTGGCGCTGGGGTGCGCATCAACGAATTGCCCCCCAATGTTACGATTCGTAGAAAAGCCACAGGCGGCATTATCATTAATAGAACGACCGAATGCGAAATCGATGAGATGGCGATGCGCTCGATCTTGAATGATTTTAAAATTCATAATGCAGATGTGCTTATCCGTGAAAACATAACGATAGATCAATTCATCGATATAATTCTTGGCACCAGAAAATATGTGCCTGCTCTGCAGGTGTTGAACAAGCTGGACTTGATTTCATTTGGGGATAATGCCCTTGAAGACTTGCCGATACCAAATGATGCGATTTTGATCTCTGCAGAACATGGGTCGGGTCTTGATGACCTCAAGGATGCTATTTTTGAGAAGTTAGGGTTTATCCGCATCTATATGAAGCCACGGGGCGAGGGCGTGAATCAAGCGCCCATGATACTCATGAAGGGGTCAAGTGTCAGTGATGTCTGCGATCGCGTTCACAGAGATTTTAAGAGAAAGTTTAGATATGCGCAAGTATGGGGCAGATCCGTGAAACACAGGGGGCAGAGGGTTGGCCTTGAGCATACCCTGAGAGACGAAGATGTTCTGACGCTTGTGATGGAGAGAAAAGTTAAACCCCCAAAAAAATAA
- the folP gene encoding dihydropteroate synthase → MTLIDAEIVGMKVGDLHPTRVMGVINLSEESFYKGSIVSGNQVAERASMMVEEGADILDIGARSTAPGVKPISVQEEVGRLLPALKSVLDVVDVPISIDTQYASIAKKSLSMGANVINDISGLKNDQDMVKTASDFDAPVILMATKKVPGDCLTFSETKAALVESICMAENGGITDIVIDPGIGRWVPEKTHECDLALLDNFERFKVLGRPVLVAVSRKSFIGGVLGKPSPSDRLAGTLTCTAIAVYKGAHIVRTHDVKETIDTIKMAETVRSRPITVEKDGRQVIIIDCIKKPEDSIDLMKSINVTDTGIKIMKDKTVSMSMFIKNVTAPEALVIKQEMLARGGDAAIHRGAISGEIEVADVLLLGTVAQIKSLVHKLRMQSLNLPMIGELIQDALALQKNDNR, encoded by the coding sequence ATGACGTTAATTGATGCTGAAATAGTAGGCATGAAGGTTGGCGACCTTCATCCGACGAGGGTCATGGGTGTGATAAACCTCAGCGAGGAGTCGTTTTACAAGGGCTCCATAGTCAGTGGAAATCAAGTTGCAGAGAGGGCATCCATGATGGTCGAAGAGGGTGCTGACATACTTGACATCGGGGCGAGGTCCACCGCCCCTGGCGTGAAACCGATTTCTGTGCAAGAAGAGGTGGGGCGCCTGTTGCCAGCGCTAAAAAGCGTTTTAGACGTAGTCGATGTGCCCATCTCGATCGATACGCAGTATGCAAGCATCGCAAAAAAATCCCTGAGTATGGGCGCCAATGTCATCAACGACATCAGTGGACTAAAAAACGACCAGGATATGGTGAAGACGGCGTCAGACTTCGATGCGCCGGTAATACTAATGGCGACCAAAAAGGTGCCAGGTGACTGTCTCACGTTCTCAGAAACCAAGGCCGCGTTGGTCGAGAGCATCTGTATGGCAGAGAACGGCGGAATAACTGATATCGTCATCGACCCGGGCATAGGCAGGTGGGTCCCCGAGAAGACGCATGAATGTGACCTGGCGCTGTTAGATAATTTTGAACGATTTAAAGTCCTTGGCAGACCCGTTTTGGTAGCAGTGTCGCGTAAATCCTTTATCGGTGGTGTTTTAGGTAAGCCAAGCCCATCTGATCGGTTGGCGGGTACCCTAACATGCACTGCCATTGCCGTATATAAAGGTGCACATATAGTTCGGACGCACGACGTAAAAGAAACGATAGATACTATTAAGATGGCAGAGACGGTGCGGAGCAGACCTATCACAGTGGAAAAAGATGGTCGCCAAGTTATCATAATCGATTGCATAAAGAAGCCAGAAGATTCGATAGATTTGATGAAGTCCATCAACGTGACCGATACTGGTATAAAAATAATGAAGGACAAGACGGTCTCCATGTCCATGTTCATCAAAAACGTGACAGCGCCGGAGGCTCTTGTTATTAAACAGGAAATGCTCGCAAGAGGGGGGGACGCTGCCATTCACAGGGGGGCGATATCTGGCGAGATAGAAGTGGCAGACGTGTTGCTTCTCGGCACGGTGGCGCAGATCAAAAGTTTGGTCCACAAGCTGAGAATGCAGTCGCTTAATTTACCCATGATCGGAGAGTTGATTCAAGATGCTTTGGCATTGCAAAAGAACGATAATAGGTGA
- the purN gene encoding phosphoribosylglycinamide formyltransferase, with the protein MKKLSVAVLASNRGGNLKCLWELVKKGALDARISILVTENPDAPVLKWAREHGLENVCIPVDSRTREEHEKEIMQHLKKHDVDLIVLDGYRRILSPAIVNAYRVMNVHPSLLPAFPGKNAWKQVLDHGAKVSGCTIHFVDESVDNGPIILQSAVPVMGDDTVETLKERILVEERRLYPEAVQLFAEGRLTIEGRRVIIKESA; encoded by the coding sequence ATGAAGAAATTAAGCGTAGCAGTACTGGCCTCTAACAGGGGAGGGAACCTGAAATGCCTTTGGGAACTGGTCAAAAAGGGTGCGCTGGACGCCCGTATCTCGATACTGGTCACTGAAAATCCAGATGCGCCAGTCTTAAAATGGGCGAGAGAGCATGGGCTTGAGAACGTGTGCATTCCAGTGGACTCCAGGACCAGAGAGGAGCACGAGAAGGAGATCATGCAGCATCTCAAGAAGCATGACGTGGACCTGATCGTGCTCGACGGCTACAGGCGAATACTCAGCCCAGCCATCGTGAATGCGTACAGGGTCATGAACGTCCACCCATCGCTCTTGCCCGCTTTTCCTGGCAAGAATGCGTGGAAGCAGGTGCTTGACCACGGCGCCAAGGTTTCTGGATGCACCATACATTTCGTGGACGAGAGTGTGGATAACGGACCGATAATCCTGCAGAGCGCGGTTCCAGTCATGGGGGATGACACCGTCGAGACGCTGAAGGAGCGGATTCTCGTTGAGGAGAGAAGACTCTATCCAGAAGCGGTCCAGCTCTTTGCAGAAGGGCGATTAACGATAGAGGGGCGGCGGGTTATAATAAAGGAATCTGCGTGA
- a CDS encoding type II toxin-antitoxin system mRNA interferase toxin, RelE/StbE family: protein MTYNCRFSPEFEKDLQKIKKKDKVLFERICKKIEEILESPEGYKPLRYKLKGLRRVHIGSIVIIFQITGDVVEFLVAEHHDRAYKR from the coding sequence ATGACATATAACTGCAGATTTTCTCCCGAATTCGAAAAAGACCTCCAGAAGATCAAGAAGAAAGACAAGGTTTTGTTTGAGAGAATTTGTAAGAAGATCGAGGAAATTTTAGAAAGTCCAGAAGGTTACAAGCCATTGAGATACAAACTTAAAGGATTGAGAAGGGTTCATATAGGGAGCATTGTAATCATTTTCCAGATAACAGGAGATGTTGTGGAATTTCTTGTTGCTGAACACCACGATAGAGCTTATAAGAGATAG
- the purH gene encoding bifunctional phosphoribosylaminoimidazolecarboxamide formyltransferase/IMP cyclohydrolase, whose amino-acid sequence MREKERLNLSFEKVQDLRYGENPHQKATFYRDLGFKGACVANATQLHGKELSFNNIVDLDAALEMVKEFEKPAAVIVKHTNPCGVACGETILEAYQKAHACDPMSAFGGIVALNRECDAETAKEIASVFKEAVIVSDYDEKSLKILKQKKDLRLLRVGALTKTAGKDMKKVVGGLLVQDMDVADVDVLKVVTERSPTDEEMVSLSFAWRVAKHVKSNAIVLIKDERTAGIGAGQMSRVDSVEMAVKKAGEKGCVLASDAFFPFRDGIDAAAKAGVTAIIQPGGSIRDEEVIAAANEHDMAMVFTGIRHFKH is encoded by the coding sequence ATGAGAGAGAAAGAACGTTTAAATCTGAGTTTCGAGAAGGTTCAGGACCTGAGATATGGAGAGAATCCACATCAAAAGGCGACATTCTACAGAGACTTGGGATTCAAGGGGGCCTGCGTAGCCAATGCAACACAGTTACATGGAAAAGAGTTGTCGTTCAACAATATCGTTGATCTGGATGCTGCACTTGAAATGGTGAAAGAATTCGAGAAACCGGCGGCCGTGATAGTCAAGCACACCAATCCATGTGGCGTCGCATGTGGCGAAACGATTTTAGAGGCATATCAAAAGGCGCATGCGTGCGATCCGATGTCGGCGTTTGGCGGCATAGTTGCGTTGAACAGAGAATGCGATGCTGAGACCGCGAAAGAAATTGCATCGGTCTTCAAGGAAGCAGTTATCGTCTCAGATTACGATGAAAAATCGCTAAAAATACTGAAGCAGAAGAAGGACCTGAGACTGTTGAGGGTGGGGGCGCTTACCAAGACCGCGGGAAAAGATATGAAAAAGGTTGTAGGCGGACTGCTTGTGCAGGATATGGACGTGGCGGACGTCGACGTGTTGAAAGTCGTGACCGAGCGGTCGCCCACTGATGAGGAGATGGTGTCTTTGTCGTTTGCATGGAGGGTTGCCAAACACGTAAAATCCAATGCAATAGTACTCATCAAGGACGAGCGGACTGCTGGCATCGGCGCAGGGCAGATGAGCAGGGTGGACTCCGTCGAGATGGCGGTGAAAAAGGCAGGAGAAAAGGGATGTGTTCTGGCTTCAGACGCATTTTTCCCATTTAGAGATGGAATAGACGCAGCGGCAAAGGCAGGTGTTACGGCGATCATACAGCCCGGTGGCTCCATCAGAGATGAGGAGGTCATCGCGGCGGCAAATGAGCACGACATGGCGATGGTATTTACTGGAATAAGGCACTTTAAGCACTGA
- a CDS encoding DNA adenine methylase has translation MNKEARPFVKWAGGKGSLLNELTKNLPEFKNYHEPFVGGGALFFRLYSMGKIRKAYLNDLNEELMNAYQVIKSDVDSLINELQSGNYQNTKEIYYKIRAEELKDKVKRVARFIYLNKTAYNGLYRVNKKGKFNVPFGGYVNPTICDEKNLKLVSQALQKVELVSEDFSMVLKHAQKVDLVYFDPPYFPLSETSNFTSYTSEGFTKEDQDRLYEVYKHLDSGGRFVMLSNSYHPYTQKLYQEFDLEIVFAGRAISCKADGRGKIRELIIRNWKPIVSHQNQL, from the coding sequence ATGAACAAAGAAGCAAGACCCTTTGTAAAATGGGCGGGTGGTAAAGGAAGTCTTTTAAATGAGCTTACAAAGAACCTCCCCGAGTTTAAAAATTATCACGAACCATTCGTTGGAGGTGGGGCTTTATTTTTTCGATTATACAGCATGGGCAAAATAAGAAAAGCATATCTTAACGATTTAAACGAAGAATTGATGAATGCATATCAGGTAATCAAAAGTGATGTGGATAGCTTAATAAATGAACTCCAATCTGGAAACTATCAAAATACAAAAGAAATTTATTACAAAATCAGAGCTGAAGAACTCAAAGATAAAGTAAAGAGAGTTGCTAGGTTTATCTACTTAAACAAAACAGCCTATAATGGGCTTTATCGGGTAAATAAAAAAGGAAAATTCAATGTCCCATTTGGGGGATATGTGAATCCTACAATTTGCGATGAAAAAAATTTGAAGCTCGTAAGCCAAGCTCTTCAAAAAGTTGAATTAGTTAGTGAGGATTTTTCAATGGTTCTGAAACACGCCCAAAAGGTAGATTTGGTTTATTTCGATCCCCCCTATTTCCCGTTGTCAGAAACATCTAATTTTACGAGTTACACCTCGGAAGGATTTACCAAAGAAGACCAAGATAGACTATACGAAGTTTATAAGCACCTCGATTCTGGTGGACGTTTCGTAATGCTAAGTAACTCATATCACCCATATACACAAAAATTATATCAAGAATTTGATCTAGAAATAGTATTTGCTGGAAGGGCGATAAGTTGTAAAGCAGATGGGCGGGGAAAAATAAGAGAATTAATTATCAGAAATTGGAAACCTATCGTCTCCCACCAAAACCAGCTTTAG
- a CDS encoding LSM domain-containing protein, with product MFPNKKVQELVGSKIRIEMKGKKYVLEGMLKSADDYLNLHVVNTVELLDGEKSRALGSVIIRGNNIIFINPINE from the coding sequence TTGTTTCCAAATAAGAAGGTTCAAGAGTTGGTCGGTTCCAAAATTCGGATCGAGATGAAGGGCAAAAAATACGTTCTCGAGGGCATGCTGAAGAGCGCGGACGATTATTTGAACCTTCACGTGGTGAATACAGTCGAATTACTCGATGGCGAAAAATCAAGGGCGCTGGGTTCGGTGATTATACGTGGAAATAATATAATTTTCATAAACCCTATCAACGAGTGA
- the cofE gene encoding coenzyme F420-0:L-glutamate ligase translates to MILYPIKTPLIEPGHDLVEILMSVLTREKLDIEDGDVLVIAESVVATAQGRLQRLDQISPSNAAMGMAEIYKMDPAVVEVILQEADEICGGMEKILLTVKDGWFTVNAGVDVSNAPEGHVVLLPVHPFREAERIRRSIKKRTGKRVGTIIADSRTIPLKKGVIGVALATAGMEAVEDLRGKKDIFGRRLQMTFRAIADDLASAAQLLMGEADEQVPMVLIRGAPIKLTEKPSQKMDLSPEECIYMSTFRYR, encoded by the coding sequence ATGATTTTATATCCCATTAAAACGCCTTTGATTGAACCTGGACACGATCTCGTCGAGATATTGATGAGCGTGCTGACAAGGGAAAAGCTGGACATCGAGGACGGAGATGTCCTGGTCATTGCGGAGTCGGTGGTCGCCACTGCCCAGGGCAGGCTGCAGAGGTTGGACCAGATTTCCCCCTCCAATGCTGCGATGGGGATGGCAGAGATTTATAAGATGGACCCGGCCGTCGTCGAGGTCATTCTTCAGGAAGCAGATGAGATATGTGGAGGCATGGAAAAGATATTGCTGACGGTCAAGGATGGGTGGTTTACCGTCAATGCGGGCGTGGATGTCTCCAACGCCCCAGAGGGTCATGTCGTCCTGCTGCCTGTGCATCCTTTCAGAGAGGCGGAACGTATCAGGAGGAGTATCAAGAAAAGGACCGGTAAGAGAGTTGGCACGATAATTGCCGACAGCAGAACTATTCCACTTAAAAAAGGTGTTATTGGAGTTGCACTGGCAACCGCTGGGATGGAGGCGGTAGAGGACCTCAGGGGAAAGAAAGACATATTCGGGAGGAGATTGCAGATGACGTTCAGGGCGATAGCTGATGATTTGGCTTCTGCGGCGCAGCTCTTGATGGGGGAAGCTGACGAACAGGTTCCCATGGTGCTAATACGGGGTGCTCCGATCAAATTGACCGAGAAGCCATCACAAAAGATGGATTTATCGCCAGAAGAATGTATATATATGAGTACCTTTCGGTATAGATGA
- a CDS encoding nucleotidyltransferase domain-containing protein — MQVFKYFENYYSNVKTTIQKLTKYPAVLRLFLGYPNRNFTPLEISRITKISYTTTWRFIHDLERAGMITIEKIGGYNVCRLNQKSPIIDELRDFVELELSPHGLAISKFVDRVKKLKHVKKVILFGSVAKGKEKLTSDVDVALLVGEKYRLEKKIVEVADEILGETKMKIIPIVLTQRELKENEQFASELAEGVVLYEGAKRG, encoded by the coding sequence ATGCAAGTCTTTAAATATTTTGAAAACTACTATTCAAATGTGAAAACTACTATTCAAAAGCTGACCAAATATCCAGCCGTGCTAAGATTGTTCCTTGGATACCCTAACAGGAATTTCACGCCCCTGGAGATTTCCAGGATAACGAAGATATCTTACACTACCACTTGGAGGTTTATTCACGACTTAGAAAGGGCGGGCATGATTACCATAGAAAAAATAGGCGGGTACAATGTGTGTAGATTAAATCAGAAATCGCCTATCATAGATGAATTGAGGGACTTTGTGGAGTTGGAGCTATCACCTCACGGGTTGGCTATATCCAAGTTTGTCGACCGAGTTAAAAAACTGAAGCATGTGAAAAAAGTCATTCTATTTGGAAGTGTAGCAAAAGGCAAGGAAAAGCTTACGAGTGATGTTGATGTAGCTCTACTCGTAGGCGAGAAGTACCGACTGGAAAAGAAGATCGTAGAGGTAGCCGATGAGATCTTGGGGGAAACAAAAATGAAAATCATACCCATAGTATTGACCCAGAGAGAATTGAAAGAAAACGAGCAATTTGCCTCAGAATTAGCGGAAGGAGTGGTATTGTATGAGGGAGCTAAAAGAGGCTGA
- a CDS encoding type II toxin-antitoxin system HicB family antitoxin has product MKFKVIVWEDEEDEGYVIECPALPGCVSQGDTIEEVLENIKDAIQGWLEVAAERGKTETKISSAREIEVEA; this is encoded by the coding sequence ATGAAGTTCAAGGTCATCGTCTGGGAAGATGAGGAAGATGAAGGATACGTTATAGAATGTCCTGCTCTCCCTGGGTGTGTTTCTCAGGGCGATACAATAGAGGAGGTCTTGGAAAATATAAAAGATGCGATTCAAGGCTGGTTAGAGGTTGCAGCTGAAAGAGGGAAAACCGAAACGAAAATCTCATCTGCAAGAGAGATCGAAGTAGAAGCGTGA
- a CDS encoding type II toxin-antitoxin system HicA family toxin yields the protein MPSKLPVVMPKKAVKVFSKVGWHVARQKGSHIHLIKPGEKAILTIPCHKKPLKRGVLRTLIKKAGLTIEEFVELL from the coding sequence ATGCCATCAAAACTACCTGTAGTTATGCCGAAAAAGGCGGTAAAGGTGTTCTCTAAAGTAGGATGGCATGTTGCAAGACAAAAAGGAAGTCATATCCACTTGATAAAGCCTGGAGAGAAGGCGATTCTCACAATACCTTGTCACAAAAAACCATTAAAAAGGGGCGTGTTGAGAACCTTAATAAAAAAAGCAGGATTGACGATAGAAGAATTCGTAGAATTACTTTAA
- a CDS encoding HEPN domain-containing protein → MRELKEAEFWLESAKNLMESASPDRERYTVAVAQAIHSIIRANDALTLKFLKRRAMRHDDAVRLFRDLIGLNKIPSKFADLGSTVIIPAVQTKSKADYKGIEVSKAEAERWIRKAQKFIECAKECLKA, encoded by the coding sequence ATGAGGGAGCTAAAAGAGGCTGAATTTTGGCTGGAGAGTGCTAAAAATCTGATGGAATCTGCAAGCCCGGACAGGGAGAGGTACACGGTTGCAGTCGCTCAAGCCATTCACTCGATAATTAGAGCAAATGATGCCCTAACGCTCAAGTTCTTGAAAAGGCGGGCTATGAGACATGACGATGCTGTAAGGCTGTTTCGGGATCTTATCGGTCTTAATAAAATTCCATCTAAATTTGCCGATTTGGGAAGTACGGTCATAATCCCTGCAGTGCAGACAAAATCAAAGGCAGACTATAAAGGGATAGAGGTCAGCAAGGCAGAAGCCGAGAGATGGATTAGAAAAGCCCAGAAGTTTATAGAATGCGCCAAAGAATGCTTGAAGGCGTGA
- a CDS encoding DUF2283 domain-containing protein, producing the protein MEEKLKFFLDEEGDVLDVTIGEPQPAISEEIGDDVIIHKNDQGEIVGFTILNFIKRFKKLGVSREVPVTARFVTA; encoded by the coding sequence ATGGAAGAAAAGCTGAAATTCTTCTTGGATGAAGAAGGTGACGTATTAGATGTTACGATAGGTGAACCTCAGCCAGCGATAAGCGAAGAGATAGGCGATGACGTCATAATTCACAAAAACGACCAAGGCGAAATTGTTGGCTTTACGATACTCAATTTCATAAAAAGATTCAAAAAATTGGGTGTTAGCAGAGAAGTGCCTGTAACTGCTAGATTTGTAACGGCATAA
- a CDS encoding acylphosphatase, with amino-acid sequence MERKALFYIEGKEVQHVGCRLTVTRELICAGFTKGGAFNLPDGRVEVVLEGDENKIKYIHKEIRENLIEWLKQRAMDKEEFKRRMGNPHPSLTVTDLEFKEDLLVLDVGLFSHSLTFDQIYKGVDVYKELIGAIKNLNETLKEK; translated from the coding sequence ATGGAGAGAAAAGCACTTTTTTACATAGAGGGCAAAGAAGTCCAACATGTTGGTTGTAGGCTTACAGTCACGAGAGAATTAATCTGTGCTGGGTTCACCAAAGGAGGCGCATTTAATTTACCAGATGGTAGGGTAGAAGTTGTGTTGGAAGGAGATGAAAATAAGATTAAGTACATACATAAAGAAATCCGAGAAAACTTAATCGAGTGGCTAAAGCAAAGAGCTATGGATAAGGAAGAGTTCAAAAGACGAATGGGCAATCCTCATCCAAGTCTTACTGTCACTGATTTAGAATTTAAAGAAGATTTGTTGGTTTTGGATGTCGGTCTGTTCAGTCATTCTCTGACTTTTGATCAAATTTACAAAGGTGTTGATGTTTATAAGGAATTGATTGGGGCCATAAAAAATCTTAATGAGACCCTAAAAGAGAAATAA
- the fxsA gene encoding membrane protein FxsA yields the protein MLPTLILIFILTPIIELFLLIELGKLIGTWNIIIIVVVTGVLGAMLAKSQGLSVLRDMQMDLMRGILPTDRLFDGALVLIGGVLLITPGVLTDLLGFALLIPLTRKWIKKILKGWLKRKIRYGEVQMHRYEW from the coding sequence ATGCTGCCCACACTAATACTAATCTTTATCCTGACGCCCATCATAGAGCTATTTTTATTAATCGAACTTGGCAAGCTGATTGGTACGTGGAATATAATCATCATCGTCGTGGTCACAGGGGTTTTGGGCGCCATGCTCGCAAAATCCCAGGGCCTGTCCGTTCTCAGAGACATGCAGATGGACCTGATGCGCGGCATCCTGCCAACAGACAGATTGTTCGATGGCGCACTCGTGCTGATAGGCGGGGTTCTGCTCATCACGCCGGGAGTGCTCACGGATTTACTGGGCTTTGCCCTGCTCATTCCATTGACGCGCAAGTGGATAAAGAAGATACTGAAGGGGTGGCTCAAGCGAAAGATCAGGTATGGCGAGGTACAAATGCACAGATATGAGTGGTAA
- the thiC gene encoding phosphomethylpyrimidine synthase ThiC, translated as MMTQIESATQGRITEEMKRVALAEGIDEEVVRERVANGEIVIMRSVGIGKGLRTKINANIGTSSVAVDPALEVEKAKVAVKCGADTVSDLSMGGDIDGIRREILQAVSVPITTVPIYQAVVRCSFQKMAQKDIIETIRKQVMDGVSSIVIHAGFVLETLPLLKERTMGMVSKGGAFTAAWMLEHNSENPFQEGFDDILDIVHDNDVVLSLGNAMRSGCVHDMQDGPQLQEIKANTELADRANDAGIQVIIEGMGGHIWARDIEKYVKYHKEVTRNRPLFVAGPLPIDVAVGYDHIAACVGASLASGAGADYLCAVTPSEHLALPDLEHVREGVIAFRIAAHIGDTIKYGLSDRDLKLAMMRRGRNWEGQFKFALDEERAREIHSQEGCTMCGEYCALEIMDKYLGS; from the coding sequence ATGATGACGCAGATCGAAAGCGCTACACAGGGCAGAATTACAGAAGAGATGAAAAGGGTCGCTCTCGCAGAGGGTATCGATGAGGAGGTTGTACGGGAGCGCGTGGCGAATGGCGAGATTGTGATCATGCGCTCCGTTGGGATCGGTAAGGGATTGCGCACCAAGATCAATGCGAATATCGGTACATCCTCTGTGGCAGTTGATCCAGCACTTGAGGTTGAGAAGGCGAAGGTCGCAGTGAAATGCGGGGCAGACACCGTATCTGATCTTTCGATGGGCGGCGACATAGATGGCATTCGTCGAGAAATCTTACAAGCAGTCTCCGTCCCCATTACGACGGTACCAATCTACCAGGCCGTTGTTAGGTGCTCTTTCCAGAAGATGGCACAGAAGGATATCATCGAAACGATCCGAAAACAAGTTATGGATGGAGTCAGCTCGATTGTCATACATGCAGGATTTGTACTGGAGACATTGCCGCTGCTAAAAGAGCGCACGATGGGCATGGTCTCCAAAGGGGGGGCGTTCACAGCAGCCTGGATGCTCGAGCATAATAGTGAAAACCCCTTTCAAGAGGGATTTGACGACATACTTGACATCGTACATGATAATGACGTGGTCCTATCGCTTGGAAATGCGATGCGAAGCGGATGCGTTCACGATATGCAGGATGGTCCGCAACTACAGGAAATAAAGGCAAATACAGAACTTGCAGATCGCGCCAACGACGCGGGCATCCAGGTCATCATCGAAGGAATGGGAGGACATATTTGGGCAAGGGATATAGAGAAATATGTGAAATACCATAAAGAGGTTACCAGAAATCGACCGCTTTTCGTGGCAGGGCCGTTGCCCATCGATGTCGCGGTGGGCTATGACCATATCGCCGCATGCGTTGGAGCGAGCCTCGCCAGTGGAGCGGGTGCAGACTATCTATGCGCCGTGACACCATCCGAACATTTGGCCTTGCCAGACCTGGAACACGTCAGAGAGGGCGTGATCGCCTTTCGCATAGCCGCCCATATCGGTGACACGATAAAATATGGCCTCTCTGACAGGGACTTGAAATTAGCCATGATGCGGCGAGGTCGCAATTGGGAAGGGCAGTTCAAGTTCGCATTGGATGAGGAGAGGGCGCGAGAGATACATTCTCAGGAAGGATGCACGATGTGCGGAGAATATTGTGCGCTGGAAATAATGGATAAGTACCTCGGGAGTTGA